One Falco biarmicus isolate bFalBia1 chromosome 13, bFalBia1.pri, whole genome shotgun sequence genomic region harbors:
- the TRPC1 gene encoding short transient receptor potential channel 1, protein MAALYQSADPSASASPNKLLALKDVRQVKEETTLDEKLFLLACDKGDYYMVKKLLEENSSGEMNINCVDVLGRNAVTITIENENLDILQLLLDYGCQSSDALLVAIDSEVVGAVDILLNHRPKRSSRPTIVKLMERIQNPEYSTTMDVAPVILAAHRNNYEILTMLLKQDISLPKPHAVGCECTLCTAKNKKDSLRHSRFRLDIYRCLASPALIMLTEEDPILRAFELSADLKELSLVEVEFRNDYEELAQQCKTFAKDLLAQARNSRELEVILNHTSSDEHVDKRGLLEERMNLSRLKLAIKYNQKEFVAQSNCQQFLNTVWFGQMAGYRRKHTCKKILTVLTVGIFWPVLSLCYLLAPKSRVGRIIHTPFMKFIIHGASYFTFLLLLNLYSLVYNENKKNTMGPALERIDYLLIIWLIGMVWSDVKRLWYDGLEDFLEESRNQLSFVMNSLYLATFALKVVAHNKFHDYAERKDWDAFHPTLVAEGLFAFANVLSYLRLFFMYTTSSILGPLQISMGQMLQDFGKFLGMFLLVLFSFTIGLTQLYDKGFTVNEEKDCAGIFCEQQSNDTFHSFIGTCFALFWYIFSLAHVAIFVTRFSYGEELQSFVGAVIVGTYNVVVVIVLTKLLVAMLHKSFQLIANHEDKEWKFARAKLWLSYFDDKCTLPPPFNVIPSPKTICYLFNSLSKWICSHTSSGKVKRQNSLKEWRNLKQKRDENYQKVMCCLVHRYLTSMRQKMQSTDQATVENLNELRQDLSKFRNEMRDLLGFRTSKYAMFYPRN, encoded by the exons ATGGCCGCCTTGTACCAGAGCGCGGACCCGTCCGCCTCGGCCTCGCCGAACAAGCTGCTGGCGCTGAAGGACGTGCGGCAGGTGAAGGAGGAGACCACCCTGGACGAGAAGCTTTTCCTGCTGGCCTGCGACAAAG GTGACTATTACATGGTTAAGAAACTCTTGGAAGAAAACAGCTCGGGTGAAATGAACATAAATTGTGTGGATGTGCTTGGACGAAATGCTGTTACCATAAccattgaaaatgaaaatttggaCATACTAcaacttcttttggattatGGCTGCCAG tCATCAGATGCACTTCTGGTGGCTATTGACTCGGAAGTAGTGGGAGCTGTCGACATTCTACTTAATCACCGACCAAAAAGATCATCCAGACCAACCATTGTA aaattaatggAACGCATTCAGAACCCAGAGTACTCAACGACTATGGATGTGGCACCTGTCATTTTAGCTGCGCATCGTAACAACTATGAAATTCTCACCATGCTGTTAAAGCAAGATATATCCTTACCCAAACCTCATGCTGTAGGCTGTGAATGCACCCTGTGTactgcaaagaacaaaaaagataGTCTACGACATTCTAG GTTTCGTCTTGACATTTATCGGTGTTTGGCCAGTCCTGCTTTAATAATGTTGACAGAGGAGGATCCGATCCTGCGAGCCTTTGAACTTAGTGCAGACTTGAAAGAACTCAGCCTTGTTGAGGTTGAATTCAG AAATGATTACGAGGAGCTAGCTCAACAATGCAAAACCTTTGCTAAAGATTTGCTTGCACAAGCACGGAATTCACGGGAGCTGGAAGTTATTCTGAATCACACGTCTAGTGATGAACATGTAGACAAGCGAGGATTGTTGGAAGAGAGGATGAACCTAAGCCGCTTAAAACTTGCAATCAAGTATAATCAAAAAGAG tTTGTTGCTCAGTCTAACTGCCAGCAGTTCCTGAACACTGTATGGTTTGGACAGATGGCAGGCTATCGACGCAAGCACACGTGCAAGAAAATTTTGACTGTTTTGACAGTTGGCATTTTCTGGCCAGTTCTGTCCCTGTGTTACTTGTTAGCCCCTAAATCTCGAGTAGGTCGAATAATTCACACTCCTTTTATGAAGTTCATTATTCATGGAGCTTcatatttcacatttctgttgttACTTAATTTGTACTCCCTTGTCTACAATGAGAATAAGAAGAATACAATGGGACCAGCCCTTGAGAGAATAGACTATCTTCTGATAATATGGTTAATCG GAATGGTGTGGTCAGATGTTAAGAGACTGTGGTATGATGGTTTAGAAGACTTTTTAGAAGAATCACGTAATCAGCTTAGCTTTGTCATGAATTCCCTGTACTTGGCAACTTTTGCCCTCAAAGTCGTTGCCCATAACAAG TTTCATGATTATGCTGAAAGGAAGGACTGGGATGCATTCCACCCTACCCTTGTGGCAGAAggtctttttgcttttgctaatGTTCTTAGTTATCTGCGTCTCTTCTTCATGTACACAACCAGCTCTATTCTGGGACCACTCCAG ATTTCAATGGGTCAGATGCTACAAGATTTTGGAAAATTTCTGGGcatgtttcttcttgtcttGTTCTCATTCACGATTGGATTGACACAACTTTATGATAAAGGATTCActgtaaatgaagaaaaggaCTGTGCGGGTATTTTCTGTGAGCAACAGAGCAATGACACATTCCATTC GTTTATTGGCACATGTTTTGCTCTGTTCTGGTATATATTCTCCCTGGCACATGTAGCTATCTTCGTCACACGTTTTAGCTATGGTGAAGAGTTACAGTCTTTTGTTGGTGCTGTTATTGTTGGCACCTACAATGTGGTGGTTGTGATAGTATTAACTAAACTCCTTGTGGCAATGCTTCATAAAAGTTTTCAGCTGATAGCA AATCATGAAGATAAGGAATGGAAGTTTGCTCGTGCCAAGCTTTGGCTTAGCTACTTTGATGACAAATGCACGCTACCTCCACCTTTCAATGTTATTCCCTCTCCCAAGACTATCTGTTATCTTTTCAACAGTCTCAGTAAATGGATCTGCTCTCATACATCAAGCGGCAAAGTGAAACGTCAGAACAGCCTAAAG GAATGgagaaatctgaaacaaaagagAGATGAAAATTATCAAAAGGTGATGTGTTGCTTAGTCCATCGTTACTTGACTTCCATGAGACAGAAGATGCAAAGCACGGATCAGGCAACTGTGGAAAACCTAAATGAACTGCGGCAAGACTTGTCAAAATTCCGAAATGAAATGAGAGACCTGCTTGGCTTTCGAACTTCTAAATACGCTATGTTTTATCCAAGAA